In a single window of the Ignavibacteria bacterium genome:
- the glgB gene encoding 1,4-alpha-glucan branching protein GlgB, which translates to MSKNPVNEEENNSEKKLTIARQTELRRKEIEAKLHPELNVHPEHNVHSEHNVHPEQNIQTETNDKPDEQVEKTPEITGEVSSDLTETAEIITTDIKLVEENKTEDPGKLITDFDAHLFSKGTFYKVYDKFGAQITVEEDTSSVRFTTWAPNASAISVIGEFNGWTEGINMMHKVHESGLWSLFIPGLKEGDTYKFAITSNVDGVTRRKIDPYAFRSEVRPKNACVVHDINKYAWKDSDWIERNSRTRGSDPLSYKNSPINIYELHLGSWKKNYENTEFPNEWGYLSYGQLAHDIVEYVKTMGYTHIELMPVMEHPLDISWGYQVTHYYAPTSRFGTPDDFMYFVDHCHLNNIGVILDWVPAHFPSDEHALAFYDGKQIYGYENYKKGFHKDWNTYVFDYSRPQVWNFLISSALFWFEKYHVDGLRVDAVASMLYLDYSRDHGEWEPNIHGGRENLEAVEFLKHLNNTVHEYYPHAMMIAEESTSWPGVSHPVTEGGLGFDMKWNMGWMNDILLYFSKDPIHRKFHQGKITFSLWYAFSENFVLPVSHDEVVHGKKSLLEKMPGDNWQKFANLRLFLGFMAGHPGKKLNFMTTDIAQYNEWNSEASLEWQLIKDVDLNKKLNLFAGDLNRLYANCPALYEIDFGSEGFQWIDFSDALYSVLSFYRVSKDKGQIVLFTFNMTPTVRNDYRIGVPEAGYWKEIFNSDAEIYGGSGIGNMGGKESEAVQSKNWDNSINVTLPPLAVNVFEWVKPDDSADITPGISTVEDFYVDTDTEGGG; encoded by the coding sequence ATGAGCAAAAACCCGGTAAACGAAGAAGAAAATAACAGCGAAAAAAAGCTTACAATAGCCCGGCAAACCGAGCTTCGCAGAAAAGAAATTGAAGCAAAGCTTCATCCGGAGCTTAATGTTCACCCGGAACATAATGTTCATTCGGAACATAATGTTCATCCGGAACAAAATATACAAACAGAAACTAATGATAAGCCCGATGAACAGGTTGAGAAAACACCGGAAATTACGGGGGAAGTAAGTTCAGATTTAACGGAAACTGCGGAAATAATCACAACTGATATTAAGCTTGTTGAAGAAAATAAAACTGAGGATCCGGGAAAGCTTATCACTGATTTTGACGCTCATTTATTCAGTAAAGGAACGTTCTACAAAGTTTACGATAAGTTCGGGGCGCAAATTACTGTTGAAGAAGACACTTCCAGTGTCCGCTTCACAACATGGGCGCCAAATGCATCCGCAATCTCTGTAATTGGAGAGTTCAACGGCTGGACCGAAGGCATCAACATGATGCATAAAGTTCATGAATCAGGCTTATGGTCTTTATTTATACCGGGCTTAAAAGAAGGTGATACATACAAGTTCGCCATTACAAGTAATGTTGATGGTGTAACAAGAAGAAAGATTGACCCATATGCCTTCAGAAGTGAGGTCCGCCCCAAAAACGCCTGCGTTGTACATGATATAAATAAATATGCCTGGAAAGATTCTGATTGGATTGAGAGGAATTCAAGAACAAGGGGTAGTGACCCCTTGTCATACAAAAATTCCCCTATAAACATATACGAGCTTCACCTTGGTTCATGGAAAAAGAATTACGAGAATACTGAATTCCCGAATGAATGGGGATACTTAAGCTACGGGCAGCTTGCGCATGATATAGTGGAATACGTTAAAACCATGGGCTATACACATATCGAGCTTATGCCTGTTATGGAGCATCCTCTGGATATTTCCTGGGGTTACCAGGTAACCCATTATTACGCACCCACAAGCCGCTTTGGCACTCCCGATGATTTTATGTACTTTGTTGACCACTGCCACCTCAACAATATCGGGGTTATATTGGACTGGGTACCTGCTCACTTCCCTTCCGATGAACATGCGCTTGCATTCTACGACGGCAAACAGATCTACGGTTACGAAAATTATAAAAAGGGTTTTCATAAGGACTGGAACACTTACGTGTTCGATTATTCACGCCCGCAGGTGTGGAACTTCCTGATTTCCAGCGCGCTGTTCTGGTTTGAAAAATACCATGTTGACGGCCTAAGGGTCGATGCAGTCGCTTCGATGCTGTACCTTGATTATTCCCGTGACCACGGTGAGTGGGAGCCGAACATTCACGGCGGAAGGGAAAATCTTGAAGCAGTGGAATTCTTAAAACACCTTAACAATACCGTGCATGAATATTACCCCCATGCCATGATGATAGCCGAAGAATCCACAAGCTGGCCGGGTGTTTCACACCCCGTTACCGAAGGCGGCCTTGGCTTTGATATGAAATGGAACATGGGCTGGATGAATGATATACTTCTTTACTTCAGTAAAGACCCCATTCACAGGAAATTTCACCAGGGCAAGATAACATTTTCGCTCTGGTATGCGTTCAGCGAAAACTTTGTACTGCCTGTCTCGCATGATGAAGTCGTACACGGCAAGAAGTCACTGCTTGAAAAAATGCCCGGTGATAACTGGCAGAAGTTCGCAAACCTGAGGCTCTTCCTTGGATTCATGGCAGGCCACCCCGGCAAAAAGCTTAACTTTATGACAACTGATATTGCGCAGTATAATGAATGGAACAGCGAAGCATCACTTGAGTGGCAGCTTATAAAAGATGTTGATCTTAACAAAAAGCTGAACCTTTTTGCAGGTGATCTCAACAGGCTTTATGCTAACTGCCCGGCGCTTTATGAAATTGATTTTGGCTCCGAGGGATTCCAGTGGATAGATTTTTCAGACGCATTATACAGCGTACTTTCATTTTACAGGGTTTCAAAAGATAAAGGGCAGATAGTTTTATTCACATTCAATATGACGCCAACTGTAAGGAATGACTACCGCATTGGAGTGCCGGAAGCAGGTTACTGGAAAGAGATATTCAATAGCGATGCTGAAATTTACGGCGGCTCTGGTATCGGCAATATGGGCGGCAAGGAATCAGAAGCAGTGCAGAGCAAGAATTGGGATAATTCGATAAACGTTACGCTCCCCCCTCTTGCAGTTAATGTGTTTGAATGGGTAAAACCGGATGACTCCGCTGATATTACTCCCGGTATTTCGACAGTAGAAGATTTTTACGTTGATACCGATACCGAAGGCGGCGGGTAA
- a CDS encoding carbonic anhydrase (macrophage inducible 5; Mig-5) yields MRTNSSCKLFICLLFSFILASGSFVYAQSPSDTQSKESQSSITPEGVLKLLKEGHQRYREGKMLDRNLLEQVKATASAQYPYAVVLNCLDSRVIPESVFDQGIGDIFDARVAGNFVNDDILGSMEFACKITGAKLILVVGHTNCGAIKGAIDDAELGNLTQLLDKIKPAVARTKYDGERTSKNLEFVDLVSKENVLMAIENIKLKSPVLKEMLDKNEIMIAGCMYNISDGTVEFY; encoded by the coding sequence ATGAGAACAAACTCAAGTTGTAAACTGTTCATATGTTTGCTTTTTAGCTTTATATTAGCTTCAGGGAGTTTTGTTTATGCGCAAAGCCCTTCAGATACGCAGTCAAAAGAATCACAGTCATCAATAACACCAGAAGGCGTGCTGAAGCTTTTAAAAGAAGGGCATCAAAGATACCGTGAAGGTAAAATGCTTGACCGTAATTTGTTGGAGCAGGTGAAGGCTACGGCAAGCGCGCAGTATCCTTACGCAGTTGTTCTCAACTGCCTTGATTCACGCGTAATACCTGAGAGCGTATTTGACCAGGGAATTGGAGATATATTTGATGCAAGGGTTGCCGGAAATTTTGTAAACGATGATATATTGGGAAGTATGGAATTTGCCTGTAAAATTACAGGAGCGAAGCTTATACTTGTTGTGGGACACACAAACTGCGGTGCAATTAAAGGCGCTATTGATGATGCAGAGCTTGGTAATCTTACCCAGCTTCTTGATAAAATAAAACCGGCCGTTGCAAGGACTAAATATGATGGTGAGAGAACCTCAAAGAATCTTGAATTTGTTGACCTTGTTTCAAAGGAAAATGTATTAATGGCAATTGAAAATATTAAGTTAAAAAGTCCCGTACTTAAGGAAATGCTTGATAAAAATGAAATAATGATAGCCGGTTGTATGTATAATATCAGTGATGGAACAGTAGAATTTTATTAA
- a CDS encoding TfoX/Sxy family protein: MAYSEKLAERITELLSSNKKLVIKKMFGGICYMLKEKMIAGIVEDKLMIRCLKEDYESLLNKPHAAVMTFTGKPMKGFLYVEPEGIRTNKQLQKWLDVGIEFAHKSPPKKKKIQK; encoded by the coding sequence ATGGCATACAGCGAAAAACTGGCGGAAAGAATTACGGAGCTTCTGAGCTCCAATAAAAAACTTGTAATAAAGAAAATGTTCGGCGGAATTTGTTATATGCTGAAAGAAAAAATGATAGCCGGCATTGTGGAAGATAAGCTGATGATAAGATGTTTAAAGGAAGATTACGAATCATTGCTTAATAAACCCCATGCTGCGGTTATGACTTTCACAGGAAAACCTATGAAAGGCTTTTTGTATGTTGAGCCGGAAGGAATCCGCACAAATAAGCAATTACAGAAATGGCTGGATGTTGGAATCGAGTTTGCGCACAAAAGTCCGCCTAAGAAGAAGAAAATTCAAAAGTAA
- a CDS encoding HIT domain-containing protein, which yields MKNLNSDCEFCRIISGNEESSIVFEDIDIMAIMDIQPVNTGVVLIISKTHIDHFCDIPDDLASKIFLLAQKLSRVLMKKIKPLRVGYLVHGFGVSHAHLIVIPMNNSADVVSKKQLKIMNNEIIDDISLIARPSRKELDKIANLLRKEL from the coding sequence ATGAAAAATCTAAACTCTGATTGTGAATTCTGCAGAATTATCTCTGGTAATGAAGAATCAAGTATAGTATTCGAGGATATTGACATTATGGCTATAATGGATATTCAACCCGTTAATACTGGCGTAGTATTAATAATTTCGAAAACTCATATTGATCATTTTTGTGATATACCTGATGATCTAGCCAGTAAAATATTTCTCCTGGCACAAAAACTTTCAAGGGTACTAATGAAAAAAATAAAACCTTTACGGGTTGGGTATCTAGTTCATGGCTTTGGAGTTTCTCATGCTCATTTAATTGTAATTCCTATGAATAATTCTGCTGATGTAGTATCTAAAAAACAATTAAAAATTATGAATAATGAAATCATTGATGACATAAGTTTAATAGCTAGACCATCCCGAAAAGAATTGGATAAAATAGCAAATCTGTTAAGAAAAGAATTATGA
- a CDS encoding DUF1697 domain-containing protein — MIYYALLKGINVTGNKTIKMAELKATMEKLGFKNVRTYIQSGNVVFESTAKAEAVKKKIENGISGTFGFKVTVVIRSRAEMEKLVKEYPFSKVKGHTECKISAGFLESVPEKALVKELESQSSDLEIIKVIGDNLYHLCRGNFSDSLLFKKNLPEKILKINCTIRNWNTINKLLEI, encoded by the coding sequence ATGATATACTACGCACTTTTAAAAGGTATTAACGTTACAGGAAATAAAACCATAAAAATGGCTGAGCTGAAAGCTACGATGGAAAAGCTTGGCTTTAAAAATGTACGTACATATATACAAAGCGGTAATGTTGTATTTGAATCCACTGCCAAAGCTGAGGCTGTAAAAAAGAAGATAGAAAATGGTATCTCCGGTACATTCGGATTTAAAGTTACAGTCGTAATACGCAGCCGTGCTGAAATGGAAAAGCTGGTTAAAGAATATCCTTTCAGCAAAGTTAAAGGCCATACGGAATGTAAAATATCAGCCGGGTTCCTTGAATCCGTACCCGAAAAGGCTCTGGTTAAAGAGCTTGAGTCACAATCATCAGATCTTGAGATCATTAAGGTTATCGGTGATAACCTTTATCATTTATGCCGAGGAAATTTTTCTGATTCACTGCTATTTAAAAAGAACCTGCCTGAGAAAATACTTAAAATTAACTGCACCATAAGAAACTGGAATACTATAAATAAACTGCTTGAAATATAA
- a CDS encoding DinB family protein codes for MNILSSQYLLIKSSREVVLKYFSEIKPSDFARKLESFNNSSMQSLYIHSLNTYIHWLKRFAKKEEYPYFKTEELKSANDFCTAFETINSIVEEFISEHSDPFDKITGYITWQKKDFTYTALDLFTHVTTHEFHHKGQLMIMSRLLGYSPPDADAIRY; via the coding sequence ATGAATATACTCTCATCTCAATACCTGCTTATCAAGTCATCACGTGAAGTTGTGCTGAAGTATTTTTCTGAAATTAAGCCTTCTGATTTTGCCCGAAAGCTGGAAAGTTTTAATAACTCCTCAATGCAGTCATTATACATCCATTCACTGAACACATATATTCACTGGCTAAAACGCTTCGCCAAAAAAGAAGAGTATCCGTATTTTAAAACTGAAGAGCTGAAAAGCGCAAATGATTTCTGCACTGCTTTTGAAACGATAAATTCCATAGTAGAAGAATTTATTAGTGAGCATTCAGACCCGTTTGATAAAATTACGGGATACATTACATGGCAGAAAAAGGATTTCACCTATACAGCTCTTGACCTGTTTACACATGTAACAACTCATGAGTTCCACCATAAAGGGCAGCTAATGATAATGAGCAGGCTGCTTGGTTACTCCCCTCCCGATGCGGATGCGATACGGTATTAA
- a CDS encoding type II toxin-antitoxin system HicB family antitoxin has translation MSNRQFTAVIHKEKNIYVANCPEVGTVSQGFTIEEAVSNLKEATELYLDEFPLDESYTSIITTFQVTHA, from the coding sequence ATGAGTAACCGGCAATTTACAGCAGTAATACATAAAGAAAAAAATATTTATGTGGCTAATTGTCCAGAAGTGGGAACAGTCAGCCAAGGTTTTACTATTGAAGAAGCCGTTTCAAACCTGAAAGAAGCCACTGAATTATATTTGGATGAATTCCCTCTTGATGAATCATATACTTCCATAATTACCACTTTTCAGGTAACACATGCCTAA
- a CDS encoding type II toxin-antitoxin system HicA family toxin produces MPKLPILSGREIIKILNKFGFSEIRQKGSHVILKKYVDSKEIGCVVPLHKEVAIGTLKGILKQANLSPGEFISDL; encoded by the coding sequence ATGCCTAAATTACCAATACTTTCCGGTAGAGAAATTATAAAAATACTTAACAAATTTGGTTTTTCAGAGATCAGACAAAAAGGCAGCCATGTAATTTTGAAAAAGTATGTGGATTCCAAAGAAATCGGCTGCGTTGTTCCACTGCACAAAGAAGTTGCTATTGGTACATTAAAAGGCATTTTAAAACAAGCAAATCTATCTCCTGGGGAATTTATTTCAGATTTATGA
- a CDS encoding DUF3536 domain-containing protein, producing MINICIHGHFYQPPRENPWTGEIEKQDSAAPYHDWNERIYDECYKTNSKAEIIDDEGKVVSVFNNYETLNFNFGPNLLAWIKAKHPETYEKIIDADKKSIPLHNGHGNAIAMCYNHMIMPLANLNDKITQVLWGLADFKHHFGRDSEGIWLPETACNPDTLEVLITLGVKYIILDTSQAAFYRRSGADKWIDVNDGSINPKRPYRCYSETQKNRYIDIFFYDGPVSKSVAFDDVLESSQNLLKKIFNAEDKDSPGDQLISVATDGETFGHHKKHAERTLAYFMRSLAPQNELKIVNFGEYLELHPPQFEVKIKPGDNGEGTSWSCVHGVKRWNEDCGCGGGGGWVQQWRKPLRETMDWLRNQMIIIFENLGSLIFYDVWKARNEYITLMLDNSSENRAKFFKDNSHKQLSQNEEQTAVKLLEMQRYSMLMYTSCGWFFSEISGLETVKILEYAARAMEIVYELTGINVENEFKKRLGEAKSNIPKYKTGKGVYEKLVLPHKHLEENQK from the coding sequence TTGATTAACATCTGCATACACGGGCATTTTTACCAGCCGCCAAGGGAAAATCCTTGGACGGGCGAAATTGAAAAACAGGATAGCGCCGCGCCGTATCATGACTGGAATGAACGCATCTATGATGAATGTTACAAGACCAATTCAAAAGCAGAAATAATAGATGATGAGGGCAAAGTTGTTTCTGTGTTCAATAATTACGAAACCCTCAATTTTAATTTCGGGCCAAACCTGCTGGCGTGGATTAAAGCCAAACATCCCGAAACGTACGAAAAGATAATCGATGCAGATAAAAAAAGCATTCCCCTGCATAATGGCCACGGCAATGCAATTGCCATGTGTTACAACCACATGATAATGCCGCTTGCTAACCTGAATGATAAAATTACACAGGTGCTGTGGGGACTCGCTGATTTTAAACACCACTTCGGGCGTGATTCCGAAGGCATCTGGCTTCCTGAAACCGCTTGCAACCCTGATACACTCGAAGTCCTGATAACTTTAGGAGTAAAGTATATTATTCTAGATACCAGCCAGGCTGCATTTTACAGGAGATCAGGCGCTGATAAGTGGATAGATGTAAATGACGGTTCTATAAATCCAAAAAGACCTTACAGGTGTTATTCAGAAACTCAGAAGAACAGGTATATCGATATCTTTTTTTATGACGGCCCCGTCTCAAAATCAGTTGCGTTTGATGACGTGCTTGAGAGCTCACAAAACCTGCTAAAGAAAATTTTTAATGCCGAAGATAAGGACTCTCCCGGTGACCAGCTAATAAGTGTAGCAACCGATGGCGAGACCTTCGGTCACCATAAAAAACATGCTGAAAGAACCCTTGCATATTTTATGCGCTCACTTGCGCCTCAAAATGAGCTAAAGATAGTTAATTTCGGCGAGTATCTTGAACTGCACCCCCCGCAATTTGAGGTTAAAATCAAGCCCGGTGATAACGGCGAAGGTACTTCATGGAGCTGTGTACACGGGGTTAAGCGGTGGAATGAAGATTGCGGCTGCGGAGGCGGTGGCGGATGGGTTCAGCAGTGGCGCAAACCGCTGCGCGAAACAATGGACTGGCTGCGTAACCAGATGATAATTATTTTTGAAAACCTGGGCAGCCTAATCTTTTATGATGTCTGGAAAGCAAGAAATGAATACATAACCCTGATGCTTGATAACAGTTCAGAGAACAGGGCTAAGTTCTTTAAAGATAATTCACATAAGCAGCTTTCCCAAAACGAAGAACAAACCGCTGTTAAGCTGCTTGAAATGCAGCGTTATTCAATGCTGATGTATACAAGCTGCGGGTGGTTCTTCAGTGAAATATCAGGACTTGAAACAGTAAAGATACTTGAATATGCCGCCCGGGCTATGGAAATTGTATACGAGCTGACCGGAATTAATGTTGAAAATGAATTCAAAAAACGCCTTGGAGAAGCTAAAAGCAACATTCCCAAATATAAAACAGGCAAAGGCGTGTATGAAAAGCTTGTGCTGCCCCATAAACACCTGGAAGAAAATCAAAAATAA
- a CDS encoding 4-alpha-glucanotransferase, which translates to MSNSENYESYFLNSRTSDKWQRIGLKRRAGAALPLYSVFSAESTGVGEIPDLRLLGKWCKNTGISIIQLLPLNDVGGDFAPYNSVSSFAIDPMYLAIKDIRDADVTEFSGELNRLKKKYRPLFGKVNYKIKHAKLALLWKIYKLTRTDNLPAFLSFKQSSKYWLNDYAVYKVIAESNPGKGWREWEPELRDRAHHAIESFEKLNFERIEFHKWLQWQLFEQLTEVKKELTRQNILLLGDLPFLVSRESADVWSNPGYFLLHLSSGAPPDMYFAMGQKWGMPPYDWNSIANDGFIYLKEKLKYAENFYDMYRIDHFVGLFRVWVSAADENTSPGTFMPKEEYLWEPHGRRIIEEMVNAAKMLPCAEDLGTVPGCSFHVLYEYGIPGIDFQRYYKNGGSFRPPQEYRLNSAAVCSTHDSSFWVNWWQFEAGTIDEKLFDLSCEKAGIHPGHVKYCKKILFDKKRSKHGRLYWNAEISSPRLLAEILGVPQEAIHSILHAYSESYMEKEKFLGYLGFEADIDGISAELVKKCLETINYSNSVFSIQLIQDYLSLSEELLPKIGRYNCRINTPGSVSRNNWSQVLPISLEELQDLDINSTIKQILTASNRQ; encoded by the coding sequence TTGAGTAATTCAGAAAATTACGAATCATACTTTTTAAACAGCAGGACATCTGATAAATGGCAAAGGATAGGCCTAAAGCGCCGTGCCGGTGCTGCATTACCACTGTATTCGGTTTTTTCCGCTGAAAGCACAGGTGTTGGTGAGATCCCTGATCTCCGGCTGCTTGGCAAATGGTGCAAAAATACGGGAATCTCAATAATCCAGCTTCTGCCATTGAATGATGTTGGCGGTGATTTCGCGCCATACAATTCTGTATCATCCTTTGCAATTGACCCGATGTACCTGGCAATAAAGGATATCCGTGATGCTGATGTTACGGAGTTTTCAGGTGAGCTTAACAGGCTTAAGAAAAAATACAGGCCATTATTCGGCAAAGTAAACTATAAAATAAAACATGCAAAGCTTGCTTTGCTGTGGAAAATTTACAAGCTCACAAGAACTGATAATCTGCCCGCCTTTTTATCATTTAAACAAAGCTCTAAATACTGGCTGAATGATTACGCGGTTTATAAAGTTATAGCTGAAAGTAACCCCGGCAAAGGATGGCGTGAATGGGAGCCGGAATTAAGGGACCGAGCACATCATGCAATTGAAAGCTTTGAAAAGCTGAATTTCGAGCGGATCGAATTCCATAAATGGCTGCAGTGGCAGCTTTTTGAACAGCTTACAGAGGTAAAAAAAGAGCTTACCCGGCAGAATATCCTTTTGCTTGGCGATCTTCCCTTTCTGGTATCCCGTGAAAGCGCCGATGTATGGTCTAACCCCGGCTACTTTTTGCTTCACCTTTCATCAGGCGCGCCGCCTGATATGTACTTTGCTATGGGCCAAAAATGGGGTATGCCGCCGTATGACTGGAACAGCATTGCCAACGATGGCTTTATTTATCTGAAAGAAAAGCTGAAGTATGCTGAAAATTTTTACGATATGTACAGGATAGATCATTTTGTCGGACTCTTCAGGGTATGGGTAAGCGCCGCAGATGAAAATACTTCGCCCGGCACATTTATGCCGAAGGAAGAATACCTTTGGGAGCCGCACGGCAGAAGGATCATAGAAGAAATGGTAAATGCAGCTAAAATGCTGCCCTGCGCTGAAGATCTTGGCACTGTTCCCGGCTGTTCTTTCCATGTATTGTATGAGTATGGTATACCTGGCATTGATTTCCAGAGGTATTACAAAAATGGCGGCAGCTTCCGCCCGCCGCAGGAATACAGGCTCAATTCAGCAGCTGTTTGCTCAACCCATGATTCCAGCTTTTGGGTCAACTGGTGGCAGTTCGAAGCCGGTACAATTGATGAAAAACTGTTCGATCTTTCATGCGAAAAAGCAGGTATTCACCCCGGTCACGTGAAATACTGCAAAAAGATTCTTTTTGATAAAAAACGCTCAAAGCATGGCAGGCTGTATTGGAATGCTGAAATTAGCTCTCCACGCCTGCTGGCTGAAATACTTGGAGTGCCTCAGGAAGCGATCCACAGCATCCTGCACGCATATTCTGAAAGTTACATGGAAAAGGAAAAATTCCTGGGTTACCTTGGGTTTGAAGCGGATATTGACGGGATTTCAGCTGAACTGGTTAAAAAGTGCCTGGAAACGATTAATTACTCAAATTCTGTGTTCAGTATTCAGTTAATTCAGGATTATTTATCGCTAAGTGAAGAGCTGCTGCCAAAGATTGGACGGTACAACTGCCGGATAAATACTCCCGGCTCAGTCAGCCGGAATAACTGGTCACAAGTCCTGCCAATAAGCCTCGAAGAACTGCAGGATCTGGATATCAACTCTACTATCAAACAAATCCTGACAGCCTCAAATAGGCAATAG
- a CDS encoding polyphosphate kinase 2 family protein produces MGGNSTDNNFRKDDNLLVKPGKKVRLNNFDTKYTGGFKDKEDAAEMLAKDITRLAELQDMLYAMNKYSLLVVIQAMDAAGKDGTIKHVMTGINPQGCSVTSFKQPSAEELQHDFLWRINKAMPKRGMIAIFNRSHYEEVLVTRVHPEYILGQNIPGIDSVDKIDKKFWQKRYDMINNFEKQAYENGTVILKFFLHVSKDEQKKRFLARIEEPDKNWKFSASDVKERQLWDKYMEAFEQAIENTSTEYAPWYIIPADRKWFMRAAVGDIIVGTLEKMDLAYPTLSEKEMLELQAAKELILKEDSDK; encoded by the coding sequence ATGGGCGGTAATTCAACAGATAACAATTTCAGAAAAGATGATAACCTGCTGGTAAAACCCGGTAAAAAGGTGCGTCTTAATAATTTTGATACAAAGTATACAGGCGGTTTTAAAGATAAAGAGGACGCTGCTGAAATGCTGGCAAAAGATATAACAAGGCTGGCAGAGCTTCAGGATATGCTTTATGCCATGAATAAGTATTCACTTCTTGTAGTTATCCAGGCAATGGATGCTGCAGGCAAGGATGGCACTATAAAACACGTTATGACCGGTATAAATCCCCAGGGATGCAGCGTTACAAGCTTTAAGCAGCCTTCGGCTGAGGAGCTTCAGCATGATTTCCTGTGGCGGATAAACAAAGCCATGCCTAAAAGGGGAATGATAGCCATTTTTAACCGTTCACATTACGAAGAAGTGCTTGTAACCCGGGTGCATCCTGAATATATTCTCGGCCAAAACATTCCGGGGATTGATTCCGTTGATAAAATTGATAAGAAGTTCTGGCAGAAACGCTATGATATGATAAATAATTTTGAAAAACAGGCGTATGAGAACGGTACGGTTATTTTAAAGTTCTTTCTCCATGTATCAAAGGATGAGCAGAAAAAACGGTTTTTAGCCAGAATAGAAGAACCGGATAAGAACTGGAAATTTTCTGCAAGTGATGTAAAGGAGCGGCAATTATGGGATAAATATATGGAAGCTTTCGAACAAGCTATAGAAAACACATCTACAGAATATGCGCCCTGGTATATAATTCCCGCTGACAGGAAATGGTTCATGCGTGCCGCAGTTGGCGATATAATTGTGGGCACCTTAGAAAAAATGGATTTGGCTTATCCAACATTATCCGAAAAGGAAATGCTGGAACTCCAAGCCGCTAAAGAGCTTATTCTAAAAGAAGATAGCGATAAATAA
- a CDS encoding AraC family transcriptional regulator, giving the protein MTEILKSGNYLGITKSSIDYNGILITDTLYNNDHEFAPHAHENLYIAYVIEGSYIESTRSETKRCLPGSVVLHRIDEKHTNSSFAARNRILNAEIGQRWFEKYNLSTAAIEKNISRNNFQFKILFSNLYNEYLINDNVTALAFETGILEAFNSVLAAGNFISRNRPEWVKKTEEILRFEEPSRLDLTFLANETGVHPAHISRDFKRYFRCTMSEYVRRLKVEKAGEYLTAGKFTLAEVSYICGFADQSHFTRIFKKFKGLTPLEYKNLVIN; this is encoded by the coding sequence TTGACGGAAATTCTTAAAAGCGGAAATTACTTAGGTATCACAAAAAGCTCAATTGATTACAACGGAATTCTTATCACCGATACCTTATATAATAATGATCACGAATTTGCTCCACATGCCCATGAAAATCTATACATAGCCTATGTAATTGAAGGCAGCTACATTGAATCAACCCGCAGTGAAACCAAAAGATGTTTGCCCGGCTCAGTTGTTTTACACAGAATTGATGAGAAGCATACAAATTCTTCATTTGCTGCAAGGAACAGGATACTGAATGCTGAAATAGGGCAGAGGTGGTTTGAAAAATATAATTTAAGCACTGCAGCAATTGAAAAAAATATCAGCAGGAATAATTTTCAATTTAAGATTTTATTTTCGAATCTGTATAATGAATATCTTATCAACGATAATGTTACTGCCCTTGCTTTTGAAACTGGGATTTTGGAAGCATTTAATTCAGTACTGGCTGCAGGTAATTTTATTTCCCGGAATAGGCCTGAATGGGTGAAGAAAACAGAGGAGATACTGCGGTTTGAGGAACCGTCAAGACTTGATCTGACATTTCTTGCAAATGAGACCGGTGTGCATCCTGCTCATATTTCAAGGGATTTCAAGAGATATTTCCGCTGTACTATGAGTGAATATGTAAGGAGGCTTAAGGTGGAAAAAGCAGGTGAGTATCTCACCGCGGGTAAATTCACACTTGCAGAAGTAAGCTACATATGCGGTTTTGCTGATCAAAGCCACTTTACCAGGATTTTTAAAAAATTTAAAGGCTTAACACCGCTGGAATATAAGAACCTGGTTATAAATTAG